A single region of the Cynocephalus volans isolate mCynVol1 chromosome 12, mCynVol1.pri, whole genome shotgun sequence genome encodes:
- the METTL1 gene encoding tRNA (guanine-N(7)-)-methyltransferase isoform X2, producing MAGAESGNATGAEAPQPQKRYYRQRAHSNPMADHTLRYPVKPEEMDWSELYPEFFTPLTQNGSHDDPKDKKEKRAQAQVEFADIGCGYGGLLVELSPLFPDTLILGLEIRVKVSDYVQDRIRALRAAPGGGFQNIACLRSNAMKHLPNFFHKGQLTKMFFLFPDPHFKRTKHKWRIISPTLLAEYAYVLRVGSEDPIVEHLGTSTEEGKKVLRNGGKNFPAIFRRIQDPTFQAVTPNPTLPGH from the exons ATGGCGGGCGCCGAGAGTGGGAACGCGACTGGAGCTGAGGCCCCGCAGCCCCAGAAGCGCTACTACCGGCAACGTGCTCACTCCAACCCCATGGCGGACCATACGCTGCGCTA CCCTGTGAAGCCGGAGGAGATGGACTGGTCTGAGCTATACCCAGAGTTCTTCACTCCACTCACTCAAAATGGTAGCCATGATGATCCAaaggataagaaagaaaagagagctcAGGCTCAAGTGGAGTTTGCAGACATAGGCTGTGGCTATGGTGGACTGTTAG TGGAACTGTCACCGCTGTTCCCAGACACGCTGATTCTGGGTCTGGAGATCCGGGTGAAGGTCTCAGACTATGTACAAGACAGGATTCGGGCCCTACGCGCAGCTCCTGGAGGTGGCTTCCAGAACATCGCCTGTCTTCGTAGTAATGCCATGAAGCACCTTCCTAACTTCTTCCACAAGGGCCAG CTGACAAAGATGTTCTTCCTCTTCCCTGATCCACATTTCAAGCGGACAAAGCACAAGTGGCGAATCATCAGTCCCACACTGCTGGCAGAATATGCCTACGTGCTGAGAGTTGGG AGTGAAGACCCCATTGTGGAACATCTAGGCACCTCAacggaggagggaaagaaagtgCTACGCAATGGAGGAAAGAATTTCCCAGCCATCTTTCGAAGAATACAGGATCCCACCTTCCAGGCAGTGACCCCCAATCCTACCCTGCCTGGCCACTGA
- the METTL1 gene encoding tRNA (guanine-N(7)-)-methyltransferase isoform X1: protein MAGAESGNATGAEAPQPQKRYYRQRAHSNPMADHTLRYPVKPEEMDWSELYPEFFTPLTQNGSHDDPKDKKEKRAQAQVEFADIGCGYGGLLVELSPLFPDTLILGLEIRVKVSDYVQDRIRALRAAPGGGFQNIACLRSNAMKHLPNFFHKGQLTKMFFLFPDPHFKRTKHKWRIISPTLLAEYAYVLRVGGLVYTITDVLELHNWMCTHFEGHPLFERVPLEELSEDPIVEHLGTSTEEGKKVLRNGGKNFPAIFRRIQDPTFQAVTPNPTLPGH, encoded by the exons ATGGCGGGCGCCGAGAGTGGGAACGCGACTGGAGCTGAGGCCCCGCAGCCCCAGAAGCGCTACTACCGGCAACGTGCTCACTCCAACCCCATGGCGGACCATACGCTGCGCTA CCCTGTGAAGCCGGAGGAGATGGACTGGTCTGAGCTATACCCAGAGTTCTTCACTCCACTCACTCAAAATGGTAGCCATGATGATCCAaaggataagaaagaaaagagagctcAGGCTCAAGTGGAGTTTGCAGACATAGGCTGTGGCTATGGTGGACTGTTAG TGGAACTGTCACCGCTGTTCCCAGACACGCTGATTCTGGGTCTGGAGATCCGGGTGAAGGTCTCAGACTATGTACAAGACAGGATTCGGGCCCTACGCGCAGCTCCTGGAGGTGGCTTCCAGAACATCGCCTGTCTTCGTAGTAATGCCATGAAGCACCTTCCTAACTTCTTCCACAAGGGCCAG CTGACAAAGATGTTCTTCCTCTTCCCTGATCCACATTTCAAGCGGACAAAGCACAAGTGGCGAATCATCAGTCCCACACTGCTGGCAGAATATGCCTACGTGCTGAGAGTTGGG GGGCTGGTATATACCATAACTGATGTGCTGGAGCTACACAACTGGATGTGCACCCATTTTGAAGGGCACCCCCTGTTTGAGCGTGTGCCTCTAGAGGAGCTG AGTGAAGACCCCATTGTGGAACATCTAGGCACCTCAacggaggagggaaagaaagtgCTACGCAATGGAGGAAAGAATTTCCCAGCCATCTTTCGAAGAATACAGGATCCCACCTTCCAGGCAGTGACCCCCAATCCTACCCTGCCTGGCCACTGA